CCTGATGCTTttgcagaaaaaagaaaagattttcctTGTTGCATTTGGGGGATTCAAGAAGGAACCATCAAATCAGGTTCAAGGGAAAAATAATTATTGTTTCTTCCTCtgcatttattaattttaattacatgaatatattttttttgtaatggcTTCTTTACAGGTTGAAGTATTGATAATGGATAAGAATGAACAATCCATGGGGAGACAATCTACACCTGAAAAAGGTCCAGATTCATTGCTTTTTGAGAATCGCTCATGTCCTGTTGATTCAGTTGCCAGACAAAATCTCGCATCTGCATTGCAGCACCACGGCTCTGGAAGGAAGTCTATTTCTGAATCCTCACTTGTTGATACAAACTCAGTCTCTGGTAATGTTTCACTACGCCGGCAGTTGCACAATGAGGAAGAATGCAGTAATACTCTTAAAATGGTGAAGAATCTGGAAGATGAAAATTCTTTTCCTCAAGTAAGGCATTCGAGCCTCAAATGTTGAAATGTTGCACTAATTTTGGGTGCTCACGTATTGTTCCTAAAGTTTCTGATTCTATTTTGAGTTCTGTAGATGATTAGAGACTATTCTGGCATCCCAAAGTTCAACTTGTATTTGTCCTGCAGACCTATTGCTAAAATTTTGGGAAACATTTTGAAGGACGCTTCTAGGAAACACGCACATACACACAAAAAGCATGCATATGCAGCATGTACCTGCTTTTATGGTGGAATTATATTTGACTTTATACTGTCATGTTATAATTTCTAATTCTCGTGACTCTGAAAAAACAAAGTCACTGTTTCAGGCAATGGAGCAGAGAACCAAAccacatgatgcaagcattccaatTGATATTGCTGGAGGTATTGCCAGTCCAGAAGAGATGACTTTTGCATTTGATTCTGAAAACTCAAAATCCCACCAGAAGCAAGTAAATGCAAACATTCTGCCTGACAGTGATGGCACTATGGGCCCAGAAACTGATGGCAAGTCAACAGGCTTATCAGCTCCTTCAAATATCTATCACATGTATGAATCCAAAATTGCTGCTCTGATAAGGAAGAACGGGACTCTGGAAGGACAGCTGGCGGCTGCATTGGCTAGCCGAGATGCTGCAGAGAAGAATTTCTCTTCTGTTGTCAAGAGTAGACAGGACATGGAGAAAAAGTTGGCTGATACAATGAAGGAAATGGAGATACTGAAAGAGAAACTGACTGGCATAGAGCTTGCGCAAGAAGAGTCCAACAGCTTATCAAATATAGTACACTCCGACAACGTTCGGCTAGAGCATGATGTGGCTTTCCTTAAAGCAGTTTTGGATGATACTCAGAAGGTGAAGTAAATATTGCATACACGAACAATATTTTTAAGtcattgatttgttttttattttctattcacCCAATGAGATGCACCTATTAATTGGCTTATGGGACATAATGTAGGAGCTGCACTCAACAAGGGGAGTCCTTGCAGGAGAAAGAGCAAGAGCATTCCAGCTACAGGTATAGATAGTTGCATCTATTTGAAGAGATTGTGGGTTTAAATCTCGGAGGAATTCTATGAAAAAGGGGGAACTCTAGGGGTACCCAACAAATGAAGCTTCAATTTAAAAGccaatactactactactactactactactatctatctatatatatatatatatatatttggggtggggggtgttggAAAAGAGAAATCAAGACTGACTATAGTGATCTTTAACCATTAGGTATATAGGCTTATATGGAAGCCTTTTTTAACATGTGAGTCGATGCTTATCATCCAGAATATGAGTTTTTTCTTACGTAGCCTAGAAGTGTCATGTAAATGGATAATTCTTGTGTATCCTTTCTAAATTAAGCCAACTTATTTGTCCTAGTGATGTACAGATTAGTGATGAAgtcttgggttttctttgttctCGGATTTTTTGATTATACTGGGTTTCTAATGGCACTCTCATATTTTTGTCTGTGGGAAGGTGGAAGTCTTTCATCTCAAACAAAGATTGCAGTCTCTGGAGAATCGTGCATCAACACCCAGGAAACCGTTCCACATGTAGTTATTTTGCATAATATACACAACTAGACAACCTTCCATGTTCTTTTCTAATGGCTGCTTCAATAtacattccccccccccctttttgccACGCTTCGAAATACATCATTTTGGTGGAGGGTCTGAAGACATTCTGTATGTTTACTATGGGAGTTACCTGTATATATACCGAATCTACTGTAATGTCAACATGATGTCCAATTCAATTCCCATTCTCTTTTAGATGTGTAAATAACAGGAATGGTGAGGAAGTGCGAAGCTTGTCATTTGATGGAGGCGCTTTCAGAACATCGTCTTTAGTTCAGGTATGTATACCAGTTTGCTGATCAATTTTTAGATTGCATTATCTAATTTCTGCTTTTTTACAGTCTTGTGGAAGTTTGTAAAGAATGAAATAGAAGTGAAAAATTATTCAGAACAAAAGGTCACAGACAATCTTTCTTGGTTGAATAAATTAATAATACATGCATAATGGAGTTTGATTTGAATCAATGCAGAGGGAAATGACTATGTAAAGGTCATCAAAGATTTTAGTATTGGTGAACTTGTGAATCATGGCCACTTTTGGATGTGTTCACTCAAAGTGAAACATGTCTAGTGCTGGTTTCATTTTGGTAGATTTTAAGCTGATCTCTTTCCTTACTGCATTCTGAAGTTGGAGTAAATCCAGTTGAGTTACTAGCACATGGTTGTTTAATGTAGACACAGGAGAAGAGTTGGTAAGACCCTCAAAATTGAGTTGGGTCTTAGGATAGCTTGACCGACAGGAAGATAAAATTAGGGAGCCTACCTTTCAGCTTTTTTCAAACTTTTAGGGGAGACCTTATTTTGAGTCACCAACCAAGCCCTTTTTTTCCAATTAGAGTTGTGCTAGCATGGCTGACAGTAGGATGGAATTTTCATCCTTCTTGTGCTTGGAAGCACGATATGGTTTGTGTCATCTATCTTGTTTGACGCAATGATTGGACTATTGGAATAGTTAATGTCATCATCAACTCTCAACCTTATTTGTGAATGTCTGAAATACCCTTTCTATGTCCAATTGGAGGTTTTCTCTTCACCATGGTTGAAAATAAACTTGATATTAAGAGATCCTGAAGACTCGTGCAAATTCTGTCCTCACACTAGCTCTAGAACTCCATGGAGCTTGCCAAGTGGCAGAATAGATTTTAAAAATCTTGGACTTTGGAAAACTGCATGGTAATGAAAGCAGTAAGATAAAGATGCGTGGACATAAAATGAGGATCAAGTAGAGGAATATATGGATTTGAGTCTGAAACATAAGGAGTGACTTCTCTAGACCATCAACTATCTATCCAATGGCTGGTATTGTTCCTACCTGCGTGTACCACATCTTTATAAAAAGATACTTATAAAGAAACGGCATTTCCCACTTGTTGGTATCTCAGATTTGTTTAGGTTTTCAAAACTGTCCTCCCAAAATTCTAACACGCTTTTGGCCGTTGACAAATAAAGGGAAGCTGAACCTCTCTTGTGAAAGCTGCCGGTGTAAGGGGACCATGTGACTAGATAGTGTTCTTCCCTAAAAAAATGAGTAGGTTTTGGATACGGTGGTAGGTCTATTGTTGGTTAAAATgtgtttatgttgttttttagGTTTTCAAATTGACCCCAGATGATATATGAAAAAggcaaaagtaaaaaaaaaaaaatggcactttCTAGGGTGGAAACACACAATTTATATGTGtttttaacatatatatatatatatatatatatgggagagggataggtatgccactgatatcaagtatgctagcggatagtaTCAATacgaacacatgatggagtatcattcaggaaggatatgagagtcattttgaaaaaagggaagagagagatagacacaatgggtgctagcatacttgatatcggcggcataccgaaccttttccctatatatatataatttttttttactctaatatttttcaaatttaaaagattcatccattttttttatattaccATTCTCAAAATGCTTCACCATATTTTATACTATCCCATTTAAATTTTGAGCCGTTTTAAATATATTGTACCAAACAAAGGTCCACAGTTAcccaagaaaccaaaaaaaaaaacaacggTCCACGCGTCTAATCTATCATGACTCGTCTGTCCGAGACCCTCAGTTacattattttctctcttaccCCAAACACGGACCAGCCCAAGAAATAGTAATTGGGCTTAAATTAGAAAGGCATAGAATCCGAGCCCAGATCATGTAGACCCCACTGTCTACGTGGCTTACTAGCAGAGAAGTGGCACGAAACCAAACACACGCataagagagaggaagaagagatgcaTGAGGAATGCTTCCACCCTTTCCTCAACGCCCGTGTAAGGTTAGAGATGGCAACTACAGCAATTGAGTGGGGGCCCATCCATTACTCAATTCATGATGAGTCCACTTTGTCTGATGAATAATGCCAAAAGAATGAGTGGGCCCCACAGTTTTGCTGTAATTCTTGCTGTCGTCATCTTACCCGCGTGCTTTGCGCTAGAAATTAGCCCGTGATGTATGTCGCTACCAACCGGAGGTTCAGAACTTCAAGACTCGGCCAATTTACACTGTAGCAGATTGcttcgttttttatttttttccacaaAGTAAAGGGCATTGGAAGCACGTTTAGGTAGTGCTAGCTCATAATTTGGAAGTGGTTTTCTTTTCACTCATTGGATAGGTATTAGAACAATGGAATGGTATTATCGATTTTGTATGGTATACAATAGAATAATAAAAACCCTAGTTAGGTATTTTTCCTTCTACCCCTgtaggtgaagaaaaactttttttttgtaattttgtataCAAAAGTGAACCATTGATATTCAAAGTAGACATAGAAAaacattataaaaaatatatatattttttcactcTCAAAGGGAACACATCTTTGGAGTTTTTTGATTGAAGAGAGTTTGACGGTTTTGAAGTAAGTGAAGCAAGTAAGTATCGTGTTAGGCTTTTAAGTTTTCACATCCGAGAGAGCTCTTTGCCAGGCTCATTACACAACTAGGGGATAAGGAATGGTTTGCACTCATATGTGGTGGTTTTCGTTTTAGTATATGTCTCATGCTTTCGTTCCTTCAACATAGGCATACAATAAAATACATGCCTCGAATTCCCATCAGTTGAGTGTCGTCGGTCAATGTTCTTAAATCCCATTATCCCTATAATCTCCAACTTGTGGAGGTTATGCAATAAGTGATAGAACCCAAGATATCAACATCTTTaaccatgcttttttttttgggttaaaattGAACCATGCTTTCATTAGTCATCAAATATGCACTTCTTCTATACACCAGAAACTTGCAAAAGCACTCTTAAAATGCCAACGAGACCTTAGCCTTACTAACAGTAAAGACTGTAAAACTATTCGATTCACATTTTGCAGATGTCACGATAATCAATATCCAacggtcctctctctctctctctctctctctctctctctctctctctttctctctctaggaaTCTTAcgtttactctctctctctctctctctttgagtcTCTTCTGcgttattagtattattatgtAAAGTTCGTCGATCCTCATTTATCCGTTTCAGATCTCAAGAAAAACGAAAGATGCTTTCGTATCGGTAACCAGAAGGACTAACCAGTAACCAGGTTTAGGAAGGACTTTAAATTTACAAcattgaatctctctctctctctctctctctctctctctctgtgactCTGAATTCTCCACTCGAATCTTGCATTAATGGCGCTTTGATCAGGTACTTCTTTGACTGGCTTCATGAAGACCTTGGGTTTCGTGAGATTCTCTTAATTCCTTTGtctcttctctctttgttttcatTGTCCTCTGCTGTTTCggtttcttcatcttctcgtTCTTTTGCTTACAAAGATTCTCACAGATCCGATGATCGTAAGCTAATTTGGGAATGCTTTTCCGCTTGTTTCgcttctttttgttgttttccttcGTTCAATTCAGATCTATGGAGtgattctattcttttttttttttttttttttatcttgtttgtAGGATTATTAATCTGTTgcggtagttgttgttgttgtgtgaCAAGCGATTCGCTCGTATGAAGTACTTACTTCGTCGGCTTCCTACTCTTTCTATAGACTCCAATGACCTTGATGTTTTGGCTCGTAGCAGACTTATTGGCAGATTCTTACACTTATTATTGACTGAAATTTCGATGTCAAGTTCTGGAAGAAGGTGCCCCTTTGTTTTCCCCTTTTCAGTTTTCTCCCTTCTGCAACTTTTAATCTTGGTAGTGACTTAGATTTCTTTTCTTCggttttttttaatctaagtACTGTGAAAGTTTGTGTAGGCCAGAAAGGAGGGAATCAATTTCAGTTGATTCTTTTTGTTGAAAGAGGTTCTCTGTTGTCAATTTGAATCTGCAAGTTTTTCGATTGAGATAGATATAAATaatggaaggagaagaggaacgAGTAGAACTCAAGTTCCGGGTATACGATGGCACGGATATTGGTCATAATCACTATGCTGCGTCTACTACTATTGCAACCCTCAAGGAAAGGCTAGTGGCTGAGTGGCCCCAAGGTTAGATATATTTCCCCtgtattttcttttatctctgAATTAAATATCATGTTAGAGGATCATTAGAATCTGATTTCATGTTGAAGAAAGGGTAGTGGATGGTGTCTCACAGATATGGTGGATCATATGGTTATCTTCAGCTGGAAATTGTCTTGCCCTCTCCACCGGGCTGAGATACTGAAAAATAAGATAAGTccttttaaaagaaaagaataccATGTTGGGAATGGATCAAATCTTTAAACATGTAGCCATTTATCTTTCTTGGAGAATCTTGGTGAGACACAGAAAAACAAAATTGTTACAATTGACAGAAATAAATGTCTATCCCATATGCTACCTATTCTTTAATCTTGATATCAGGCTCAGAAAATTTTGTGGTATCATAATATGGCTTGTTTATATGTACTGTTAGAAATTGTGCATTTATCTGGTTTTAATGGCATTTACTTGCTTGTAGCTCCAATACCCTCCTCCTGTTATTAAGAATCTTTGTATAGGATACCCATTTGGGATTTTGATTATATTGCATGGGTTGAGTTTACCTTACATTTTGACCCTTTgctgaaaattttatttatgcgAGTGTGACTGATTCTTGCATTGTTCACATTATTTTGTGCATGATATATGAAGTTGCAGTTGCCTGTCACTTGATCTGAACACATTTAAAATAAGAATTTAATGTCTATCCCTTACTACTATACACTCCACCATAACCAAAAATTCCTAATTGTAGCATCTTCCTGGTTGTTCTAACTGAGCATTGGTTATCCATCATGCCTTTGATAATATTTTCCATGATGTAGTAGTTTGTTGATTGATTATTGATTAAAGCTTTACAATATTACCTCTGAATTGGTTTCTGTTACTTTTTTTCATGTTCTCTGTTCATTTACACCTTTATTTTAGCATGTGATTTCCTAATGAGCTTTCCACTGCCAGACAAAACAGTAACACCCAAATCGGTAAATGATATGAAACTCATATATGCTGGGAAAGTCTTGGAGAACAGCAAGACACTTGCTGAGTCCAAAATCCTCTTTGGTGATCTTCCTGGTGGAGTTATTACTATGCATGTGGTAGTGCAGCCTCCTGTATCCAAGAAGAAGACAGGTACATTTTGTCTCCTGTACGTTATAAATTCAGTCTTCAGAGTTGAAATTGTCTTGTTCAAAGTTGATGCAGCATTGGAATTTATATCTTTAACTAGCTGAAACAGGAACTTGTTCAAAGTTGATGCAGCATTACAATATTACCATGGAATATCTCTGACTTCTCCTCTCTATCAAATAAAGTTGCAAATTACACCTACTCTGCACCTAAGTTCTGGCAACTGTTCTCCCTTTATGGTTCCCTCATGAATCTGGGCAGTTTGGAAGTGTTCTTTCTGTAGTCAATAATGGCTGGTTTGCAACCTTATGGGCAAGCACAGCAGTATCTATAATTTCTAGACCGTGAATCCAGTCATGGAGCTTAACACATCTCTAATAAACAATACACCTGAGGTTGTTTGCATCAACATAGTTTCAAACAGCTGTAGAGTTTAGGGTGCAGATTATTTTAAATGGAGGAAATTATCTGTTTTAATAAAGctgatttatttttcaaactaTGACTATAATTATCACAGTGCCACAACCCATTGTCATGAcagttttctgttttgtttggTTGTAAACACAGATAAGAGCAAGGAGAAGAATCCAAAGATGAATACATGCACATGTACAATCCTTTAATAAGATGAAGCCCCTTCACCGCACCACTATTACAGAGAAAGCTAAgcagattctttttctttttccttgagtTTGTATTTTCCACTTTTCTTTGTATAATTAGTTAGGTTCAATAGCCCTAACTTATCATCAAACTCTGCCTCTGCCCATTTTTGTTATTTGCATTTTCTGCCATTATTGTTGTTCTCCTTGTTGTAATCATTCTTGTACAAGTAAGCTCAAAATATGTACCACATGAATAGTGAAGGCATCTTGTCATAAGATCCTCGAAAAATGTAGAACTATTGTAAGTTTGTGTGGTCTATTCTACAGATTAATAATCTTTATTGAGTACAGACATGCTTGCATATGCACTTCAAATCTTCAATATTAAATCATTTATCAAATCCGGAGCAGCCACTGTGTGAACACATCTTATTGGAAACCAATCTGATCACATAATTTCCTTTTACATAGGAGGtcttgcttttgttgtttttgttgatacAAATTGTATAGTGAGGATCTCGTGAGTGAAACCAATAGCAGTGCTGTGAATTTATTGGATTACAGCATGGTGCTATTGTAGGGTTATCAGAGCCTCAGAGTTAATCCTAATGAGCCCCTCACAGTCTCTTTCTGGCTAGTATTGCTCCTCACAGGCTTTGGACGGTAAGGGCAGGAATTCTTACCCTATAAGCTAAGTGGGGAGGGTAAAGGTAGAAGAGGCTCACCTGCCTAGTTAAGCTATATGGATATGCAATCCAAAATAGCGGAGTTCTTGTGGAGTTCTTCTGAAGACTGCAGAGAGTCTATTGGATTAGATGGAATGAAATATTCAAAGCAAAGCAGATATCTGGGTTTTAGAAATTGAGAACCCTGAGGCTTTACGGGCTGAGGTTCTGAAAGTTCTATATGCTCAATTCCATTCCTCTGATTTTCTATATGCTCAATCAGGTTTGGAGTTTGGACTGGTAACAGCTCTTTACTTGTTCATTCATCCACATTGATAGTAGGAGATACCATTGAACTCCTTTGTACCCAGATTAAGCAGGTTTTTGATCAAGGAATCGGGAATAAGTATCTGAATTGGGTTCAGTTGATTCTGATCTGATTTTGTTCATACGGTCGGGAAACAGCGAGATTTCACctgaaccctagaaaccctgTGGATCAGCCACTTTGGAACAACAGAAATTGGGATCAGATTTGGTCAGTTTCAATTATTAACTGTGGATCATTTTCTTCTAACTCAAATGTCTGGGCTGATTATGTATTAGAACATCATTGATAATTTTACCAGTTAGGCATAGATTTCCGTCACCTAAGGTGAATGAGGTATTCCTTCACCACTGTTTCTTATTTCACTTGGATGGATGTCTGTGAATAGGAAGTAATGGTGACAATCGATTCGAGGATGTAtccatggtgaaggaaaactctcgCCTTACCAATTTAATCAGAAATTTCTAGAAAAATTCACTCATCTTATGctgaaaatgggtgaagagtcTTTTATCTCATGGATCCACTCATCACAATGGCAATTTTATGAAGTGTTAAACATCAATTGGCATGGTGACGGTTGGATACTCCTATCTTTCAATTACATTTTTCTAAAATTGAATACTTAGAAAGTCATTTGGGacttttaaaatttataaattgGAAGAATGGCTCATGTGTCAGTGGGGTCAATGAGGGGATGCACATGAGCATCGACGGGGTAGTCTTTTGTATTTCACATATAAAGATGTCATTTCGCCGTCCTTTGTTTTTTGGGTGCATGTGCTGTACAGTTAAAGAGTGTTCGTTTCTCATTTAAACCAACCACTTACAATATTAGAGTGCCCAAGTATTCCTCACAAGGCAGGGTAATGGGACCAAAATTTTGTGGATTCCTAACTCCCTTTTTTTAACTTACAAGTATAACCCAGTCAAAATTAGCTAAAGTGGCAAAAGAATATTTAAAAATCCAGGACATTCTAAATGGTTCTTGCCAATACATTGacacattatttatttataggtCATGTCTTATCTAATCAATGATTATAATTATCATAGGGGGAAGTGTTTTTTGTGACAGAGCATAACACTGTGTCTACATGAAGGCCAATGAGAACTAACAAGAAAACATCAACACGAGCTCTTCTGCATTGGCAAGAAACCATTTTCCTTTACCATATTGTCCTTCCGCCTCACATAATTAGGTGGGTTAATAAGGAATGCTTTTCTACTTGGGTTATGCAAAGAACCTTTTGCCTATCCATTTATGCATGAGAATCAAATTTTGTTATGCTTCCTGGTTTGATATAGTTGACTAatctcatcttttttttcttctttttcctttgagCATTCATTTATTTGATGGCCAACTTAGAAAAAATGTGGGAAGCTCCTCTTGGCGTGGTGGTGGCTGTCAATCACCCCAGTTGACGCTAATCTAAGTCTTGGGAGAGGTCATTTGTTCTACTTTCCTCTGTAAATCAGAAGTTTGACAACATGTTAACCCCCACCCCTAAGGAGACCCCACCTTCTTGTGGTCGTTGGATcgggttagaaaaaaaaaaaaaacaacacttAACTTAGAAATGGTATTTCATACCTTATCTCGCCTGTCACTAGTTTGAACTGTTGCATCATTTGATAATTAAAGAGAAAAGGCTCTCTGAGTCGCTAGGATATGATATGCTAGCCCCTCTATTTCTATATCTATCTTCAACTCACACCGTTGATACTTTTTTTTATGCCTCTTCCTTTAGCGATCCTCTCtcataattaaataataattattcTAAGGAACCCAACATATATAGTCAATTCTAATTAGGTTTTGAATTGAAAGAAACAGTTGTTAGACTTGGAATATTCATAAACGGCCCAACCGTCGAACCAACCGCCCATCATCTGTCAACATCTCTATTTCTGGACGGTTGGATAAGACCCAAATGATCCCTATTACAAAAGGATTAAGTTTTGCCTTTACCCACCTTCACCATAACTTCCACTTGGAGCCACCCTATTGTTTATTGTCCAAAATGCCCTTCACCAATCAGATGAAGAGAAACTGAatctatcaaaaaaatccaatcagagttgggctttttttttttttgtttgctggCCTCAAGTGGGTGAGTCATTTTGCTTGAGATGGGCTCTTGCTAAATTTACTACGTAACATGCCAGACGTGTGTGGCCATGGTAGGACGGGCGGCGGTCCTGCCAATCCTCTCTCCCTTTGGCTTTGACCTGGAGACTGGAGTTCCTCCTCCGGTCCTCCCTGCCCCAACAACCCTATAAGGTTTTGTGCAGTGCCGTATGTGTACAACCGACCATTGGATTATCATATGGAAGTGAAACCTACGTGGACAAGAAACAACAATCAATGCCTTTTAAAAGGAATCCCTTTCAGAGGTAGAAATATCATTTCAAGGAAATATGGAGAGTGATAGACATAGGGATCTAAGAGCTTAGTATTCATCGTAATGTTAATCTCAAAGGCGTAACCGAGTTAATAAGGGATCTTTGCCTCAAGAAGTGTGTAGTTATGagttcgatttttttttttttatcttcttagggtcactcacacggggatgtttagtgctattcattgctttcaatgaaagttgaatggttctcatttaaccctGGAATGACCCAATCCATGAGGTTGTGCGATTAGTATAAACCCACGGGACTAGTTAAGCCAAAGACTTGGATACCCATTATTAGTAAAATATATCTATAAATACGGGGGCCAATGGAAAGCACTAGAAGAAGCATTAACATGGCGCCATTTttgcctttcatgaggggtagGACGGTGTTTTCACATTCTTATATATTTTGATGTGAGGGTCACGttgccttttaggcttctttttcacATTTATATATGGACAAGAGAACCCTATCACTTGCACGGCTAATGTGTCAGCACACAGACCAATGGAAAACCGCACAATTTTAACTTCCTGAGACGACATATGAGTGGTGTCATTGATCCTCCTCTTTATCGTGTGAAAAACCTCTATAGTCGTTGCACCGATACCGTGAGCATTGGATGCCCAAATACTCTCAGTGGTATGATGCTCACCCCTTATCACCGTTTGCTGTAGAAGATGAAGACTCCTCTTTATCAGGAAAAAGAGACATTGATCCTCCAACCGACTATCAGATGATGCATTTCTTCAAATACCACATGGATCCTTGAGACGTGGCCACATGTACGCATGGCAACTCACCTATGTCATCATtaacttttctatttttttccttttctttttctgtaaactttgtttttaaaacttgggaGTATATACACTTATCCAAAAGGATAATAATCCCTGGGTTCACTGTGATATCGCTTACATAGGATTGGGTCAGTTCGAAACGAAAACTCTTGTACTGTGGTCCTAAGAAGTTAGGTGCAACGACGAAGGTTTGATCACGGGACATCGCTTTCTGAGGCGGAGTACCAAAATGCCAtcatcttaccaaaaaaattcatatcaaaatacAAAAGTATATAAGTTCTCAAGAAACAGTAAATATCTttactcaaaaaagaaaaagaaaaacactacATATAAATATAGAGGCCGGAGGTTGGGCACTCGACTAGTTTTCCTAGAGCCCAATGGGATAAGAGGGGTGGGGGGACTTTTTCAAACACAATGCTGACTTATAGCATGTCCTGAGCAAAAGTCACAGAATGCAGTTTATAAATAGATTACACATTGATAAGTATAGATTTGAATTGATTATTAAGATCAGATTGGAATTCGCTGAAATTGATATGAAATTAC
This Macadamia integrifolia cultivar HAES 741 chromosome 10, SCU_Mint_v3, whole genome shotgun sequence DNA region includes the following protein-coding sequences:
- the LOC122091016 gene encoding membrane-anchored ubiquitin-fold protein 3-like; the protein is MEGEEERVELKFRVYDGTDIGHNHYAASTTIATLKERLVAEWPQDKTVTPKSVNDMKLIYAGKVLENSKTLAESKILFGDLPGGVITMHVVVQPPVSKKKTDKSKEKNPKMNTCTCTIL
- the LOC122091730 gene encoding acyl-CoA-binding domain-containing protein 6 isoform X1 — protein: MFGFSRRRMKLGRLKVQLADSAQGTRSPIRPAKRLSHANGESIAPASSHSDEINCQSSSSELDVNSSTCGNSEKWMVLSTAGDKPTPRFNHAAAVIGNKMVVVGGESGHGLLEDVQVLDFEKFTWTTASSKLYLSPTSLPLKIPACKGHSLVSWGKKVLLVGGKTDPASERISVWAFDTEIECWSIMEAKGDVPVARGGHSVVRAGSVLILFGGEDAKRRKLNDLHMFDLKSFMWLPLHCTGAGPSPRSNHVAALYDDRVLLIFGGTSKSKSLNDLYSLDFETMIWSRIKVRGFHPSPRAGCCGVLCGTKWYIAGGGSRKKRHAETLIYDVLKVEWSVAVASPPSCITTNKGFSLMLLQKKEKIFLVAFGGFKKEPSNQVEVLIMDKNEQSMGRQSTPEKGPDSLLFENRSCPVDSVARQNLASALQHHGSGRKSISESSLVDTNSVSGNVSLRRQLHNEEECSNTLKMVKNLEDENSFPQSLFQAMEQRTKPHDASIPIDIAGGIASPEEMTFAFDSENSKSHQKQVNANILPDSDGTMGPETDGKSTGLSAPSNIYHMYESKIAALIRKNGTLEGQLAAALASRDAAEKNFSSVVKSRQDMEKKLADTMKEMEILKEKLTGIELAQEESNSLSNIVHSDNVRLEHDVAFLKAVLDDTQKELHSTRGVLAGERARAFQLQVEVFHLKQRLQSLENRASTPRKPFHM